A single window of Candoia aspera isolate rCanAsp1 chromosome 3, rCanAsp1.hap2, whole genome shotgun sequence DNA harbors:
- the LOC134494014 gene encoding transmembrane protein 14C-like, translating to MSVDWIGYGYAALVASGGIAGYVKAGSVPSLAAGLLCGGLAGLGAYQLSKDPKAIWLSLAASGTLTVLMGMRFYNSRKFMPAGLIAGASLLMVGKLGLQMEKPL from the exons ATGAGTGTGGATTGGATTGGCTACGGTTATGCTGCATTGGTCGCCTCCGGCGGAATAGCTGGCTATGTAAAAGCAG GTAGTGTCCCTTCCTTAGCTGCTGGTCTCCTCTGTGGTGGGTTAGCAGGATTGGGTGCTTATCAGCTGTCAAAGGATCCAAAGGCTATTTGGCTTTCTCTGG CTGCATCTGGAACCTTGACTGTCCTGATGGGAATGAGATTCTATAACTCTAGAAAATTTATGCCTGCAGGGTTAATTGCTGGTGCCAG tCTATTAATGGTAGGCAAACTTGGACTACAGATGGAAAAACCTCTTTAG